tttcttttgcaTCAAGTTTTTCAATTCGGTTTCTTTCCCTCCaatgaattttataattattgctaacatattttgttttctcCATTTCTTGGTTtactaatttattatattcaccTGTTTCGGTTTCTTCGTTTTTTCCGTTTTTCTCataatcattattaatGCCTCCTATAAACTTTAAAacatccatttttttattttttaaatcttgTTCTATATCGtttgaaattttattttttatttctttcgATTCAGGTGaattatttacaatatttttttcgttggtattttttgtatcatTTTCGAAAAGCACACCTTCccttttttcaaataaaatatccaCAATTgaatcaaattttttttttaaattatcattacaattaactttttaatttttttccacataattttatatcatttaatatatttatacataaataaacattatatatatctttatattCACAAAATCCAAAGATCATTAATTCATTCATTGATGGATTTCTTTGTCTATGTCAGCTATTTATATCaccaaatatttttaatatttttaatatatttttctcatCAACATATTTACTTATGTTTCCTATATAAACTACATTATTTGCATTCCCTTAGCCTTCAGATTCCTCCTTTTCTTCGTCTCCTATTTACTACAAGTTTCAAGTTAGTGTAAAATGGCTTGTTAttaatcatataaaaatccaAATTTTGTTTGTTCAAAAAGTGGatgaatatgtatatatatatatgtctgtttgttatttattatattaccTATTCCCTTGCTTTATTGTTACGGTGTTTGTTATTTTTCCTTATACTCCGTTACTAATTTCTTTCGATTTTCACAAGGCGCTTTTAATCATGAACATTAGGATATAAATGGcataatcaaaaaaatgcaatCAAAAAcgaaacataaaaatatgcgatgatattaaatttaatcaCATTAATACTTAAtcactttttataaataaatagtttTACATGATTATCAATTCCAAATGATACTTGGGTATAATCATTAATTCAGCCTCCTATAAATTATCGTCGCTAAAAATAGCTATATagctttttatattttttttgtaatttaatattataaaaaaaaatatagctataatttaatcaaattaaaaaaatatttttctccttaataatttatatagacTTATGAATTAATAAGGGGTAAcaagttatatttttttggatattataaatagatAATATGATATTATCCCATTTGtagtatatacatattttttaaaatacttttttttaatgtagCTAATTTAGtgctttatatattatatgcttATGAGTTTCAAAATTGTTACTGGAATAtcacaatatatatgcatacatattaataatgtttATGAATCTACATATAtgaagaaatattatttggtaaaataaaaaaaattataaaatgggacaaaaagtaaaaaatatatatttatataaatttactacagaatttttcatttaattatattttgtactTTGATATACAGAAATAccctttttaaatttatttcatattttatgataatTGCTACCaaattgcaaaaaaaaaactatacatttttatgagCAATTTTTATGACTTTACTTTCTcctaatataaaaattttatatgaaaCCGGGTCatatgtattttaaaacaaaaatcatacatataatttttaaaggattatataaattatgtatatttctTTCGCAACTTAAAcgcaattttttaattcgtCCTTCCTTTATAAAGACGCTTATATCATACCATTGTATTAAATTTCTTTGGCGAGCggtattattattccaaCCTTTTGgctattatatttgtataaattaGCGAGtactaaaaattatatatacacattttgTGGTTGTCACCCTAAAAGAGTGTGATGATATAATGTTAAATGATatgaaatatgtataatgaTATTcttacatatatttgaagGTAATATAGACACAAGTAATAACTATACGTGTCCATAACATACTAAGTTAGcgataattaaaatattatactaACTAGCTTTTCTTTAAAaactattatattttttcaaatatagctataaaaaaaattattggcTAGCTAgccattttatattttttagctgttataataatatttcctTAATAATGTGTTAATTATAACGGATAACTCATATTGATTTTCATTACGATTAAGTATAAAAAACGAACAAACtatatgttattataaaagTGGATTAATTTTCGTTGTTTGTATTTCCCcctttttttacattatatcaacattaaaataaaaaagaccGTATTCccataaaatgaataatattcaaaataatattgaataagcaaaaacataaaaatataccataagaatattattataaaggAATTctcaaaaatattgtatagTTTTCCtataatttgaaaataataagacATTGCTTATcgttaattttattttctttttttaatttaaataaacacTAATAGataatacataattataaagGCAATTATACTAATTGAAGCATTGATGcttatttcaaaaatgtataaGAATAAATCGTTATAATGTTTACAAAtgatattatcatttaattattaagCATATTCTGAGTGGGATATTTATTCGACCCCATTaaattctttaaaaaattttataaaggGAATTATACTTCTTTTGCAATTGAACGAAAATTTTGCTTATTATCAAAACGAaggtaaataaataaaaccaATAGTATGTAAGCACACACATATGAATGTGCATCATACttccatttattttaataattttatttccaaacaaaacaaaaggCATGCATTTTCCTTTacatatttctttaaaagaatcaaattataatttaacaCATGTACTTTTAATAGTCCCATTAATGTTACGAGCATACATATATCCGAAAACGCActaaaaacattttaaattttgcCTAAGGTATGTCTAATTTACTAAATAATGAGAAAAgcgaaaatgataatattaaattttgttcatttagCTATTCTGTCTCCTAAACCGAATTGAATATAGCATAATTAGGCGggtaatttataaattattaaaggatgtaataaattaaaatttgtatgATTATGCGCAGGAAATACAATTTccgcatttttttttgctaatATAAAACCACAGAAGGCATATATGACTTGCATTCCGCAATAGtggatatatttatttgggttaatttaatatacattaaaaaatatatgttcaCTAAGATGTATattaatgcatatatttttttcatacgTAGCGCGGGTGCGAAAACGAAGTCAATATACGTACGCATTATGTAttgcattaaaaaaacaattttaaataaacatGGTAATCACATCTATGtgcaaaatataaaactcgcaatttaaacaaaaattgtaaaaatatataataataaatatcaaTCCGACTCTCGCtgatttttattgttatattttatatgcgttattataaatatttgcgCACTTATTAATATGCACGTGTGTGTGTGTGTAACGAAaacgattttttttaataaaaattaaaaaaaataataaaatattatgtgcGTATTAAGTATAATGATGGcaatttttaaacataaataaaggCGAAACTCAATGAATTATAAtaactaaaaatattaatttattgcttttttatatgcacatatacCTTTGTCCATTTTGTAgcacttttttttacgtatttaaatatttatttaaataatattgccctttttttttttttttttatgcataCATAGCTTTTTGCATTAACAgttcagaaaaaaaaaatgggtcagaaattatttaaaaaaaaagtgcatacatatgaatttttttttttcaaaaaataaaaaatatacgtTTAATGAATTAGTTAAAGTatacattaaaatattttacgttccaaaaaaaaaaaaattaatttaattttattttttatacattataatttaaacaaaacttgtcatataatttacaaaaaatataaaataaaattttctgtaaatattataaacacgcacacaatatattatattatatataattatattaattgtaaaaacataaataaaaatggcaCGAACAAAACAAACAGCAAGAAAATCAACTGCAGGTAAAGCCCCAAGAAAGCAATTAGCTTCAAAGGCAGCAAGGAAATCAGCACCAATTTCAGCTGGTATTAAAAAACCACACAGATACAGACCAGGAACTGTCGCATTAAGAGAAATTAGAAGATATCAAAAATCCACTGATTTATTAATCAGAAAATTACCATTCCAAAGATTAGTAAGAGAAATTGCTCAAGATTACAAAACTGACTTAAGATTCCAATCATCAGCAGTTATGGCTCTTCAAGAAGCTGCAGAAGCATACTTAGTTGGTCTTTTCGAAGATACTAACTTATGTGCTATCCACGCAAAGAGAGTTACCATCATGCCAAAAGATATCCAATTAGCCAGACGTATTCGTGGAGAAAGATCTTAAGGGATTAAAATAATCATCATAGTAttattgtaataataatattagttgatttattttaattttttagtttttatAGACATGTGTGCACTTTCCGTGCAtacatgtatattatttactagtgcccttttttttctttttatatatatttatagcattcatttttatacatatatactatttagtttttatgattaaattatattgagGCTTCACTAGAAGCCATTATTAGACACTTACAAACAATGTTCTTTTAAAGAGCATGAAAATCTGTTTTTGTacaattaatttaaaaatatgtaagcATGATATATGTGCATGTAAGACAGCAAATGATTCGATAATCATGATCACTCGCACGAatatgtgtgtgtgtgatgtaaatataagaaGAAGCCACAAATGGGGTGTTCAATAAgggtatatatttatgtatatgatTTGGTTTTTCAATGATattgtaaattttatgtaataaaaagcaaatatagaaaaaataaggtttaaaacttttttaataatgcgtattttttaaaataatccTTTATACTGTTTTTGTAATATGGTTTTATTGCAATTGctgttaaaatattttctggCTGTTCAGCCCAGATTCTATATTTCAATTGATTTTTATCTAGGGTTTCTGATAAGTTTTTCAATTCGTCTGTACTATCGACTCTTAATATAACTTTGTGCATGgcgtttattttttccggTGATAAATATTCCTTTACGATACTATCGTCCATATTTTCAGCTATTACTGCAACACTAACAAAAGATggaatcatatatattccgTTTTTAtgaggaaaaaatataaatcatataaaaatagtacaTATGTATTGAACTTATCAATTTAATTCATAATTAATgttttgaataaaaaatatattctacAATAAtttggatatatataaacatatatatctaCATATTTTACCATGCATGACAGCCCTGTGCTATGACAGACCCAAGAGGCCATTTTTTATCCAAAATTTCCTTATTtactaaaatatattgaacAATTGGATTATCttgcattttttcttaatataaatttggctttcctataaaaatgtttaagtATATCAGTACCATGTTTAACTAATAGGAATGTAAAAGCATGTACATTGATATGGATGAATATAAGTAggtatatacatttattcGTTCACATgatgcatatttattttatttttttattttataataataaagtatAGGAGATGAAAGTAATGCATTAATGACATACCTTCTCAGTATGCAAAAAGGGATTATgattttgttttgttttttagaTTATTATgttgtaatattttatggcAAATTATACTATGATGTAGTTCGTTctataaaatgtaataacATTGTAAATAgatagaaataaataaattaatagtGTTGATTATTTCGgtgaaatatttatcatcGAATAGTAGTAACAGGAAACATACTTATTGTTATCGATTTTTGcacttatatttatatgcatatttctatatacctgtatatatatagttagaatttttttcgttCACCCTTTCTACATATTAtgtaatgtatatatttcgTTTAATTCGAATATTgttctttcatttttcttatttatttaatttttaaaaataacataaatttttattaatgttTATGTAGATTTGCAACgaatcattttttacacaTAACTACTTTTTTAACTCATATTTAAACGGACAAAACTATGCTCGtttattttaaacattTCAATTAAGAGTTTGAAcattttcttatattttcctATTTCCTATAGActgttttttaaataaccACACGCAGCCAATGagattatatattttattatgaaatacaaaaaatgttttaaaaaatatgaacaacaatataaattcctaataataaaattatgaatatatggCTAGTCAAAATTGTAcgatataatatattatagtaGAATAT
The nucleotide sequence above comes from Plasmodium vinckei vinckei genome assembly, chromosome: PVVCY_01. Encoded proteins:
- a CDS encoding peptidyl-tRNA hydrolase PTRHD1, putative; translated protein: MQDNPIVQYILVNKEILDKKWPLGSVIAQGCHACVAVIAENMDDSIVKEYLSPEKINAMHKVILRVDSTDELKNLSETLDKNQLKYRIWAEQPENILTAIAIKPYYKNSIKDYFKKYALLKKF
- a CDS encoding histone H3, putative, which encodes MARTKQTARKSTAGKAPRKQLASKAARKSAPISAGIKKPHRYRPGTVALREIRRYQKSTDLLIRKLPFQRLVREIAQDYKTDLRFQSSAVMALQEAAEAYLVGLFEDTNLCAIHAKRVTIMPKDIQLARRIRGERS